The Synechococcus sp. MVIR-18-1 region GTAAGCCGATTGCCCCACGAGTGCTCGGCGCATGTCTTGCTCGGACGTTTGGTTGGTCTGGGCTTGTGCGCTACTCCAAAGGATCGCCTGACTCAGCATCAAACCAAGGCTGATCCAGAGCAAATGTTTGCGGGGCATCATCGGCTTACGCATAGGTTGCGCTGAAAGTCTCGCCTGTGGCCATCGGGATGCCCAGTTCCTCTCTCCATTGGCTCAGCGGTTTCTCCCAGCCTTCCTCCCAGCGCTGTAAGACGAGGGGCTTGGCCTGCAGGCCGACGCGCTGTCCGTGCGCAATGGCGCGACTGATCGCTTCGTGGTCAGTGGGTTGAAAACGGAAAGCCTTAAAGCTCGCCAGAAGATTGAGCAGCACATAAGCGGGGAAGCCAATCTGGGTGGCGGTGATCGCCAACACGGCAGACTCCCCCTGCGCCTGGGTGTTGAGCCCAGCGATCACGTGATGGATGTCATGGGTGGTAGCGATGCGTTGGGTGAGCCAAAGGGCTTCTGTGCTCGTGTCTCGAGGACGAAAAAAGTCGGCGTCGTAATTCAAGCGGCGAATCATTCCCGCATAGGCCCAGCCCAGTGTTCCTTCCGGAAGCAACTCCAGCGTCTCAATGTTTGGTTGAAAGGCTGGGAAGCGCTGGTCCATCATCTCGGCACCGCCAGGTAAGGCCTTAAAGCGCGCGATCGAAACATCCATGGCCTCACTGTCGAGGAAGTTGTCGATCAGGTCACCCACCCCATTGAGTGCACCTTCGGTGACAGCAATCTCGCGCAGGATGCGCAAATTTTTAATGGAGCGCAGCAGTTCTCGGGTTCGTGGCATCTAAGGGTTCCTCAATCGGACTCGCACTCAAATTTGGCTTGTAGCGGGGACGGACGGCCTTTAAAAGGGGCACCACCGCTAAACAGGTGCCAGCCATCAACAACCAAAGCACCAAGCCGTGACCCTGGTGGTCGAGAAGGACACCTGCAAGCAGAGGAGCTGCGATGGCACTGATCGCAAAGCACTGCGAGAACAAGGCCATCGCTAAACCGCGATGTTGGAGTGGTGTCTCTTCCACCATGGCCTCTGCCGCAGTAGGTAAAAAAGCCGCCTCCCCAAAGGCGATCGGAACCATCGCAAGCGCAATCAGGCTGCTGCCTCCCGACCAAAGCGCGGACCCAGCCAAAAGCAGGCAGCCAGTAATGAATCCGAGCAGACCCATGCCGAGGCCAAAACGCAGACTTCGCTTTGCAACCCAGTTGCCGATGGGCCACTGAAGCACCATCAACAGAAGAAGCTGCCAAGCAATCAAGCCGCCGCTGGACGTTTCGCTGAGCGGTGCGCGCGCCAGTCCCCCTCGCACCATGTCGAGGGGGAGGGCGCTTTGCATTAGAGACACAATTCCAGTGGCGATCACGCTCACAACCAGCACTGGAATGAGGGGCAGAAGCCAGCGCCAATCTGCCTCTGAGTTGGCTTTCGCTTCTGTCTTGGTGTCTCCGTTCGGCGCCGACTCAGCCTTGAGTTTGTGGTTGTTGGTTGTCGCGGCGCTGGCATGCAATAGCGCTGCCCGTCCATCTGGTAGCGGCGTGAGCAACAACACCACGAGCATGCTCAATACGGCCGCGGCCTCCACCGCGTAAACCATCCTGATCATCTCCATGGAGGACAGCACCGCACCAAGTAAGGCGCCAGTGGCGACTCCTAAGGCGTCTGCGCTGCGCGCGAGAGCGTAACCGCGGCTGGAATTGAAACCGCTGCAGCTCAAGGGAACGGCCAATTCAATCGCAGGGAAATAAAGGCCGGCCGCCAAACCGATCAGCAACTGTCCAACGAGGTATCCGTTGAAGCCTGTGGCCTGAAACAGCACTAAATCCGCCATCAAGGCGAGTAGGGCAGCCGCTCGGACTGGCCATGAGCAGGTCAGCCCGCGGTCCAGCAAGACACCACTCAGCAACCTCGCCACCGTGCCGATTAAGGCAGAGGCCGCTAACCCCTGACTCACTTGCACTGCCGTGAAGCTGGCCTGGTGAAACACAATCGGTGTCAGATAGATGACACCACCCGCTCCAAAAGAGGCGAGCAGGCGAATGAACGCCACTTCTTGCAAAGGTGCGGGAAACTGGTTCCACCAGTGGACTGGTCTTGGCCTTGCGAAGACGCTCAACAGGACTGCGATTAGCTGCAGGTTGTGTATGCAGTCTGCTGTTTTTTGGCGTCTCACCGCGTCCGTTGTGGGCTGCTTCTCAGCTGGAAGTGCAGATCGATGGCACGGTAATTCCCTTTTCTATTGGTGATCTGGCGAAATGGGCGCGGTCTGATGGACGTCACCGCTCCGAACTCAGTACTTGGTTTTCGTTGTTGGCGCCCGAGAGTCGAGCAGGCGTTTTGGAGCTGCTTCAGGCTCCAGTGATCCTGGATCGCAGCATGGCGCGCCAGCTCTTGAACAGCTGGGCTGGCCGGCAATTGTTGGATCAAATTGCTGATTTGGTGCGGGTGGACGACGACACGGAGGGGGTGATTGTGCGTCAAACGATCAACGACCTTCTAACCCGACAGCAGCAGGTCTCTAGCTTGGATTTGCTTGAGGCTTTGCCTGCCGAGAGTGTTCGTCTTGATCTCGATCTCTTGCTCGAACTGGCATCCAGTTGGCGGATGCAACTGGAGCGCCAACAACAATTGGTGCGCAGCCTGGATCGCTCTCCAGTGACGGCCACAGTTTCTGAGCCTGCTGCCGTCTTTCCTCAGGACGCCGACGCGTTGTTGGAACCGCGCTTGATGTCCTTGGCGGTTCCTCATCGTGAGGAGCCATTGGGGTTTCAGCTCTGGTTGCCTGTGGAGGGGGCGCCAAAGCGCGAGCAATGGATGGTGCTGATGCCTGGATTAGGCGGCAGCCCAGATCATTTCCGTTGGCTTGGCCGCGGCCTGAGTCGTCGCGGTTGGGCCGTCTTGGTTCCAGAGCACCCTGGCAGCGATGACGAAGCGGTCCAGGCGCTATTGGAAGGGCGTCTCTCCCCTCCCGGTGCGGAAGTTCTTCCCGCTCGGCTGAAAGATCTTGATGCCCTGCTTAAGGCCCGCGATCAGGGTGTGTTTCAGGTGCCGGGTCAACGCTTGGTCCTGGCTGGCCACTCCCTGGGTGCCTTCAGTGCGTTGCTTTCAACCGGTGCCAGTCCTGCTCCAGGTCTTGCGCGGCGTTGTACTTCGGTTTTGCGTGATTTGCCGCTCAGCAACTTGTCACGACTGTTGCAGTGTCAGTTGGTGGATGTTGCGTTGCCAAAGCAAGTCGCACCGAAGGGTTTGTCGGCTGTGATTGGCTTCAACAGTTTTGGCAGCCTGCTCTGGCCTGCTGGTTCTCTTTCGAAAACCGTCAAAGTGCCTGTCTTATTGACTGGCGGCACCCTCGATCTGATCACGCCGCCGATCAGCGAACAGTTGGGATTGTTATTGGCGATGCCTGCGGATCCTTCCAGCCGCGTTGTGCTTGTGGAGGGGGCGAGTCATTTCTCACCCGTACGCGTTGAGGGGCAGAGGCAAGGCGGACGAGGTGAGGATCTCTTTCAGCTGGGAGAAGAGCTCGTGGGTGTGCAGCCGCTCCAGGTGCAAGCGCTGTTGGAGCAGGAAGTGGTGCAGTTTTTAGTGGATCAAGAACAGAGCAATGGTGAGCAGCGAACCGCTGCCAAGACGCTGCATTTGAAGCGGGGAGAGCTTCATCTTCATCGGCTCGATCGCGAAGCGGCCTCAGCCCTGGTGCATCAATAACGGATGCGTGGATCGAGCACGGCCACCAAGAGATCGACCGCCACGCTCACCATCACGACGAGGGCGGCGATGGCCACAACGATGCCTTGGACAACCGGGTAATCGCGTTGGTTGATGCTTTCGTAAAGGCTCATGGCAATGCCTGGCCAGGAGAAGGTCACTTCAATGAGTAGTGCCCCACCGATGAGCGATGCCACCGTGATGCCTGCAATCGTGAGCACGGGCAGCAGAGCATTGGGCAAGGCGTGGCGCAGTACGACCTGGACTTCGCTCAGTCCACGGCTCCTCGCCGATTCCACATAATCCGATTTCAAGGTGCGGTTCAGATTGAGCCGTAGGGCGTTCGTGAACACGCCGCTCAAAAGGAGCCCCAAGGTGCAGGCCGGCAGCACGAGGTGCCGAACGCTTCCTTGCAGGGCAGCCCAATTGCCGCTGATCACGCTGTCAAAGATCAGAAAACCGCTGCCTTCTGGGGGGATCAAGCTGGGAGGGAATCTGCCGCCAACGGGCAGCCAGCCGAGCATGACCGCAAACACGAGTTGGATGAGCATCGCCGCCCAAAATGGGGGTAATGCGTAGGTGCCAATGCCGTAGAAGCGGCCGGCGAAGTCAAATTTCCCCTCGGGCCTGGCAATCCCGCTAAACCCCACGGCCAAGCCCAGAACGGCCGCGATGATTAAGGCGGTGATCCCAAGCTCCAGGCTTGCCGGGAGCGTTTTGCTGATGATCGAACGCACCGACTCGTTATTAATCAGTGCATTGCCTAAATCTCCATGAACCAGCTTGCTGAGAAAATCAAAATATTGATTCCAGAGCGATTGATCGAGGCCCAGGCTGCTTCTCAGAGCGGCTTTAGCGGCTTCTGGGGCCCTGCTTCCGAGTACTGCATCCACCGGGTCTCCCGGCGCGACACGCAGGAGCAGAAAGACCAGGCTGGCAATCAGCCAAAGCATGAGCGGCGCGAGGGCGAGTCGGGTTGCGCAATAGCGGAAAAGCTCCCTTCCTCGTGCCATTAGCGTCGCTCTCCCAGTTGGGCCAGATCCACGAGCCCGTTGCCATTAAAGATCGGAGGGTTTAATCGAAGCTGACCCCAGGCTTTTGGAGCCACAACCCAGACCGGGAGGTAAGGAGCTCCTTCTGCTGCCATTGCATCCACGGCTCTCAGTTCTTGTAGACGTGCCTTGCCCTGAAGGCTGTCACTACGGCTTAACGCTGCTTGTAGCCCTGGTTCGGTCCAGAAGGTGCCTCCATCCACGGCCTCACCCTCCTTGCAGATAGTCCCTTCCGAGCGCTTGCAGCTGAGCAAGGGGGAGAGATAGGCCTCAGGATCTGGATAGGAGCCACCCCAGTCAAGAATCACGGCTTCGAACGATCCTTCGCTGAGCTGTTTATACACCGTGGTGGACTCCACGCCGTTGAGGGTCATCTGGACGCAATCGGGCAGATCGCGTTTCAGCTGCGCTTGCCAGGTGAGAGCCATCAAACGATCGGAGGGGACGTTGGTGCGAAACGTGAATGGGACTTGCAAGCGACGCCCTGTGCAGTACCCGGCTTCTTGATACAACTGGCGGGCTGTGGCGAGGTTGTAGGCGGGCCAGGGCTCTGTTTTTCCTCCCCGCAAACTGGGGGGGATGAGGGACCGTAAGGGCTCTCTTTGGGTGTAGCTCACGCGGGCGCTGATCAAGCGGCGATCCAGGCTGTGGGCGAGGGCCCGACGCACGGTTTGACGTTGCAGCGGCGGACTATTGGTGCGCAGAGTTACAAAGGTGATGTTCATGGCCGGACCTTTGCTTTCGAGTAGCAGGGCCTTATCTGCCCGTTCGCTTAGGGCTCGTTTTTGATCTTCATCGATGGAGTTGGAGAGCAATACATCCACCTCGCCGCTGATCAGGGCTCCAAACAGTGCTGTGGAATTGCTGAGATTGATGAGGTCGAGACCAACATTTTTTGGTGTTGCTCCCCAGTAGTTGCGGAAGGGCAGAAGACGTTGTTGGGTGTTGCGAAAGCTATTGAGGACGTAGGGCCCCGTTCCTACAAATCGATCATTGAGGAAGCGATCGGCATGGTCGGCGTAGGCCTTTGGGGAGACGGGGGTGAGATAGGGGGAGGTCAGCAGGCTTTCGATCGAGCTGGAGGGCTGTTTGAGCCGCAGGCGCAGTTCAAAGGGGCTGGGTGCATCGATCGCTGCAATGCGATCGTTCAGTAAATAGCGCTGGGAGCCGATGCGAAGGAAGCGCTTCAAGCTGAAGGCCATCGCTTTTGCGTCAAAGCGAGTGCCGTCGTGGAACAGCACATCGCGGCGTAGAGGGATGGTCAGGCTGAGACCGTCATCACTGAACTGAGGTTTGGATGCAGCCAATTGGGGCTGAAGCTTTCCTTTGGTGCCTCGGATGTAAAGCGTGTCGCCGAGAGCGCTCAAAACTTGCAAGACCCCTGTCGTGCTCGCCAGTGCTGGATCAAGGGAGGAGATGCGCCCGGCGCTAGCCACCGTCAGACGCTCGCTTTGGCGTTTGGGCTGGCAGGCGCTTTGGCTGAAGGCAAGGACGAAGCCGATCAACACGCTGGCCTGAAGGCGGGAGCGACGGCGATCAGTCACGCAGCGATTCTTGAGATCAACCGCCATTCAAACCCTTAAGGCTCTGCCGTAATTATTCGAACTCTTCTGTAAGGGTTGAGATCTGTTCAAGAGCGACTTCAAACACGGGGCAACCGTGGGGATCGAGAGGCCATTGGCGAATCCAACACCGGTCATGGTCGTCATCGATGCCGATCACTTGAAATGGACCTTCTCCAGAGCGGAGCTTGATGCAGTCACCTTGATGAAGCGTCATGACAGACCGAGCACTCTGCTGATCGCAGTGTGATCCCAAGGTGAGTGTCAGTTCGTTCGACATGAACGGTTGAGAGCACAGATCTGCAAACGCAGATTTGCTCTGTGATAGTTCTTACAACTTTGCCTTATCTCGGGGCTCCACCGCCAGGGGTGCGTTGGTGATCTGAACCTGCTCAAAGACAGCCGAGATGGGCATCCAGGCTTAGAACCCCCTCAATGGCATGAATGGCTTTGAGCGCCGCACTCATTTGCCCATTGCCAACAACGTGCGTGATCACAACGATTTCAGCTCCCGCATCACTGGCTTCGAGCTGAACGATGGATTGAATAGAGACGTTGTGATCGCCGAAGCAGCTGCCGATGCGGCCGATCACGCCTGGCGCATTTTCTGTTTTGAAACGCACATAGTTTCGCTGGCTTGTTTGCTCCTTGTTGGCCAGGTGGCAAGCGCGCCAGCTGGAGGCTGCAAGCAGGGGGTCGAGGTTTCCGTCTGCTGGTTTGAGTTGGCGAATGCCAGCAATGTTGAGGATGTCGG contains the following coding sequences:
- a CDS encoding Coq4 family protein, giving the protein MPRTRELLRSIKNLRILREIAVTEGALNGVGDLIDNFLDSEAMDVSIARFKALPGGAEMMDQRFPAFQPNIETLELLPEGTLGWAYAGMIRRLNYDADFFRPRDTSTEALWLTQRIATTHDIHHVIAGLNTQAQGESAVLAITATQIGFPAYVLLNLLASFKAFRFQPTDHEAISRAIAHGQRVGLQAKPLVLQRWEEGWEKPLSQWREELGIPMATGETFSATYA
- a CDS encoding MFS transporter — protein: MAFIRLLASFGAGGVIYLTPIVFHQASFTAVQVSQGLAASALIGTVARLLSGVLLDRGLTCSWPVRAAALLALMADLVLFQATGFNGYLVGQLLIGLAAGLYFPAIELAVPLSCSGFNSSRGYALARSADALGVATGALLGAVLSSMEMIRMVYAVEAAAVLSMLVVLLLTPLPDGRAALLHASAATTNNHKLKAESAPNGDTKTEAKANSEADWRWLLPLIPVLVVSVIATGIVSLMQSALPLDMVRGGLARAPLSETSSGGLIAWQLLLLMVLQWPIGNWVAKRSLRFGLGMGLLGFITGCLLLAGSALWSGGSSLIALAMVPIAFGEAAFLPTAAEAMVEETPLQHRGLAMALFSQCFAISAIAAPLLAGVLLDHQGHGLVLWLLMAGTCLAVVPLLKAVRPRYKPNLSASPIEEPLDATNPRTAALH
- a CDS encoding alpha/beta hydrolase, translating into MRETGSTSGLVLALRRRSTGLRLAAGCVCSLLFFGVSPRPLWAASQLEVQIDGTVIPFSIGDLAKWARSDGRHRSELSTWFSLLAPESRAGVLELLQAPVILDRSMARQLLNSWAGRQLLDQIADLVRVDDDTEGVIVRQTINDLLTRQQQVSSLDLLEALPAESVRLDLDLLLELASSWRMQLERQQQLVRSLDRSPVTATVSEPAAVFPQDADALLEPRLMSLAVPHREEPLGFQLWLPVEGAPKREQWMVLMPGLGGSPDHFRWLGRGLSRRGWAVLVPEHPGSDDEAVQALLEGRLSPPGAEVLPARLKDLDALLKARDQGVFQVPGQRLVLAGHSLGAFSALLSTGASPAPGLARRCTSVLRDLPLSNLSRLLQCQLVDVALPKQVAPKGLSAVIGFNSFGSLLWPAGSLSKTVKVPVLLTGGTLDLITPPISEQLGLLLAMPADPSSRVVLVEGASHFSPVRVEGQRQGGRGEDLFQLGEELVGVQPLQVQALLEQEVVQFLVDQEQSNGEQRTAAKTLHLKRGELHLHRLDREAASALVHQ
- a CDS encoding ABC transporter permease, whose protein sequence is MARGRELFRYCATRLALAPLMLWLIASLVFLLLRVAPGDPVDAVLGSRAPEAAKAALRSSLGLDQSLWNQYFDFLSKLVHGDLGNALINNESVRSIISKTLPASLELGITALIIAAVLGLAVGFSGIARPEGKFDFAGRFYGIGTYALPPFWAAMLIQLVFAVMLGWLPVGGRFPPSLIPPEGSGFLIFDSVISGNWAALQGSVRHLVLPACTLGLLLSGVFTNALRLNLNRTLKSDYVESARSRGLSEVQVVLRHALPNALLPVLTIAGITVASLIGGALLIEVTFSWPGIAMSLYESINQRDYPVVQGIVVAIAALVVMVSVAVDLLVAVLDPRIRY
- a CDS encoding ABC transporter substrate-binding protein, producing the protein MAVDLKNRCVTDRRRSRLQASVLIGFVLAFSQSACQPKRQSERLTVASAGRISSLDPALASTTGVLQVLSALGDTLYIRGTKGKLQPQLAASKPQFSDDGLSLTIPLRRDVLFHDGTRFDAKAMAFSLKRFLRIGSQRYLLNDRIAAIDAPSPFELRLRLKQPSSSIESLLTSPYLTPVSPKAYADHADRFLNDRFVGTGPYVLNSFRNTQQRLLPFRNYWGATPKNVGLDLINLSNSTALFGALISGEVDVLLSNSIDEDQKRALSERADKALLLESKGPAMNITFVTLRTNSPPLQRQTVRRALAHSLDRRLISARVSYTQREPLRSLIPPSLRGGKTEPWPAYNLATARQLYQEAGYCTGRRLQVPFTFRTNVPSDRLMALTWQAQLKRDLPDCVQMTLNGVESTTVYKQLSEGSFEAVILDWGGSYPDPEAYLSPLLSCKRSEGTICKEGEAVDGGTFWTEPGLQAALSRSDSLQGKARLQELRAVDAMAAEGAPYLPVWVVAPKAWGQLRLNPPIFNGNGLVDLAQLGERR